GGATGTATACTGGAGAGAGACAAGTGAGTACATTGAGAAAGAAGTATTTGGAAGCAGTATTGAAACAAGATGTTGGATTCTTCGATACTGATGCTAGAACAGGAGATATTGTGTTTAGTGTTTCTACTGATACTCTTCTTGTTCAAGATGCCATTAGTGAGAAGGTACGAAATCAATCATCTCGCATCCTTTTTCATTAGCAAGATAATTGTTATGCTTTGGCGAGTTTTTGTAATTTTGGGATATTCATTTCATGTTTTACTCCGCGGAAAATGTCTTTAGACTCCAAGTAAGACCTAATGCGGGGCGTTCTGGCCTCGCAGACCTGTAGGTTTAGTTTACGACCTTAAGACTTCGGATTGGCGGGGAAATTAATTGTTGTTCTAGCCATCATCACTTATTAGTTGTTTATTTATGTGTCTTAAGGAGTACATAAGGCGAAAGAGGAGGTCACTATATCTGATATCTGATAAGAACATAAAAAGATCAATCGCTGGGTTCTAATAGTTATTGCTTTTCTTAATCAGGTTGGGAACTTCATTCACTATCTTTCAACATTTTTGGCGGGTTTAGTTGTGGGTTTCATTTCAGCATGGAAACTTGCTTTGCTCAGTGTGGCTGTAATTCCTGGCATTGCTTTCGCTGGTGGTTTATATGCTTACACTGTCACTGGACTTACCTCAAAGAGTCGTGAATCATATGCTAATGCCGGCATAATTGCAGAGCAGGTAAGTGTAGAAAGTTTATTGACAATTGATCACATCCTCTTATGCGTTGGTGATAGTTCCTTGTTGTTATCATTCAAGGTTTGTGAAAAAACATATTGGAGATACGGTGGTGCTGAATCCTTTATTGCATTCTCAGGCTATCGCACAGGTCCGAACTGTTCATTCATATGTGGGTGAAAGCAAGGCCCTAAATTCATACTCAGATGCGATACAAAACACATTGAAGCTTGGATACAAGGCAGGAATGGCCAAAGGCCTTGGGATTGGATGTACCTATGGAATTGCGTGCATGTCATGGGCGCTGGTGTTCTGGTATGCTGGAGTTTTCATCAGAAATGGTCAGACAGATGGAGGAAAGGCCTTCACAGCAATTTTCTCGGCTATCGTTGGTGGCATGTAAGAAAACGAACTTTAAAACCCTTCAACACAATCAACATACTTTAGCTCATCTATACATGAGATTTATAGTAATCCTCAATTGTTCTTCTTGTGGTACAGGAGCTTGGGTCAGTCATTTTCAAATCTTGGGGCATTTAGCAAGGGTAAAGCAGCAGGATACAAACTAATGGAGGTtattaaccaaaaacctacaataaTTGAGGACCTTTCAGATGGAAAGTGTTTGGACGAGGTTAACGGAAATATTGAGTTTAAAGATGTAACCTTCAGCTATCCTTCACGGCCGGATGTCATCATCTTTCGAGATTTCTCGATTTTCTTCCCTGCAGGAAAGACTGTTGCGGTGGTTGGAGGTAGTGGATCGGGAAAGAGCACTGTTGTGTCTCTGATAGAAAGGTTCTATGATCCTAACCAAGGTATGTGAGATATGTTCTTCATACAGGAATGAGCAACTCAAGCTCGATGATAGTAATGGTGTGATAACCTTATGCATTCTTTCCATTTGTCTCTACAGGACAGGTCTTGATTGACAATGTGGATATAAAGACCCTTCAGTTGAAATGGTTAAGAAATCAGATTGGTTTGGTGAACCAAGAGCCAGCTCTTTTTGCAACCACCATACTAGAAAACATACTCTATGGAAAGCCTGATGCTACTATTGAAGAAGTAGAGGCAGCTACTTCTGCTGCCAATGCACACAGCTTCATCTCTCTGCTTCCCAATGGATACAATACACAAGTGAGTGTGAACCATGTTTCTAGAAAATACTATCAACCTTTTCCTGTTTCAAATAGGTTTTTTGTCTAGCATTTGCAGCGGGTTTCAATCTTCTTATTAAACTAGTTGTATGATTCGAAAGTGTAGTAAGTATCGGGTGAACCCCTTCAATATTCAATTCTTTACTAAACATGAACTTTTTCTAAACCAGGTGGGAGAACGAGGTCTCCAACTCTCTGGTGGTCAGAAACAAAGAATTGCCATTGCTAGAGCCATGTTGAAGAACCCAAAAATTCTCCTCCTTGACGAGGCTACTAGTGCTCTTGATGCAGGTTCAGAGACCATGGTTCAAGAGGCTCTAGACCGACTTATGGTTGGGAGAACAACAATTGTTGTTGCCCATCGCCTTAGCACCATAAGAAATGTTGACAGCATTGCTGTGCTCCAGCAAGGCCAAGTTGTGGAGACTGGTACTCACGAAGAACTTATATCCAAGGTTGGAGCTTATGCATCCCTTATCCAATTCCAGGAAATGGTGAGGAATCCAGAGCCTTCAGACCACCGTTCACGTTCAACGCGTCTAAGCAGTTCCCTCTCTACCAAGTCTCTAAGCCTCCGTTCTGGTAGTTTAAGGAACTTGAGCTATCAATACAGCACTGGAGCTGATGGAAGGATAGAGATGATCTCCCATGCTGACAATAACCGTAACCGCCCAGCCCCAAAGAACTACTTCTTCCGTCTTCTTAAATTGAATGCACCTGAATGGCCATATTCAATAATGGGAACAGTTGGATCGGTGTTATCTGGTTTTATAGGTCCAACCTTCGCTATCGTGATGAGTAACATGATCGATGTATTCTATTACAAAGATCTTGCTGCGATGGAGAAAAAGACCAAGGAATTCGTATTCATTTACATAGGGTGTGGTCTTTATGCTGTAGTTGCTTATCTTACACAACATTATTTCTTCAGTATCATGGGAGAGAATCTTACAACTAGAGTAAGAAGGATGATGCTCGCAGGTAACACAGCTGAAAATATCAATCTTAGAATTTTCTCGATTTCTTTATTAGTTCCTTGCATTTTTGGTTCACCTGATAGTTTCACTTATTAAAGTATTTTTCCTGTTTTCTCTATTTTATTTTAGCAATCTTAAGGAATGAAGTTGGATGGTTCGATGAGGAAGAAAATAATTCAAGCCTTGTTGCAGCTCGTCTTGCCACAGACGCTGTTGATGTGAAGTCGGCAATTGCTGAAAGGATCTCAGTCATACTGCAAAACATGACTTCGCTTCTTACGTCATTTATAGTAGCTTTCATAATTGAATGGAGGGTCTCACTCCTTATTCTAGCTACCTTCCCACTTCTCGTCCTTGCAAATTTCGCTCAGGTAACCTTTCTATCTCCACATTTCAAGCTTAGTCCTATAAGATGGTTTCAATTAAAAGTTTTCATTCCCACCGGCCATCACCATATTCAAATATTGATATACTAGTTGAGGCCAATTTAATCAAAGTTTTTGAAACATTTCAAGatgaattgtttatatttttatgtataaacAACTGTGTCAGATGCAGGCGTATTATTTGGATCTTTAGAACCTGTACACAATTCTCAAACAATAGTAATCTACATACcaacaaaccaaaaccaaaacaaaaatatataaagaattcAGTACACGTGCTTTCTCCAAGTTCAATGAGTTAGCCCCTTTTGTAACTATTTAAAatagaaaaagagaaaagaaataagaTTCTTAAGTCTCATTCATTCATCGTTATCTGTTTCTCAACTTCACAGTTTGTCTGGTATTATTCATTTCAACTTCACAGTTTGTCTGGTGTTATTCATTTCTGTTCTTCTTTTACTACTATTTATTACTCAAACTGAAGTTACCCATTTTTACtgttgattttcctcagtcaaGCCATGTTGGTTTTCACTGACAAAAATTTTCAGTTGATAAGAAATTGGGTACTACAATCACGGTCACACACATAATCACTTTCATCAGTACATCAACTTTTACTTGAGCATACAGTTTTAGTAGGAGAGATTCTCCCCCCGTGAATTATTTTCTTGGTTTGGTCTCTGCAAATATTTTCTGTGTGTTCATAACTTATGGTGTCAGTCATGAGAGCTTTGGTACGGTGGCAAAGACTAAATATTTGCTGCCCTACGTGCTCAAGTAACGCATTCCCATATCTCTGTCGTTTTGTGTTTTGGTCCTATTTGGTTGGGTTACCTAATGTTCTGTCCCTGTCTGGTCCATAAGTGAGTGTACACTACTCTCTTTGGTCAATGGTCAACCTTAAAGTCAATATCATTGTTACTCTTTTTACAATAATTTTGACTGAGAACCAAGTAATTTCTATTGCAATTAATTTTTTGGTCATTACTGATATTTGGGTGATGTTATTTGCATCGTCCAGCAACTTTCTATGAAAGGGTTTGCCGGAGACACAGCCAAGGCACATGCAAAGACAAGCATGATTGCTGGAGAAGGTGTTAGCAACATCCGAACAGTAGCCGCCTTCAATGCACAAGACAAGATCCTCTCACTCTTTTGTCATGAACTTCGCATTCCTCAAATCCAAAGCCTTCGTCGAAGTCAGTTTGCAGGATTTCTCTTTGGTCTTTCACAACTTGCACTCTACGGTTCTGAGGCATTAATTTTGTGGTACGGTTCCCACCTAGTGAGTCAAGGGGCATCAACTTTCTCAAGGGTCATCAAAGCTTTCATTGTCCTTGTCATTACTGCCAATTCAGTTGCAGAGACTGTTAGCCTTGCACCCGAGATTATTCGTGGTGGTGAAGCAATCAGTTCCGTTTTCTCAATCCTTGACCGGTCTACCAAAATTGAATCCGATGACTCAGAGGGTGAGCAAGTAGAAACCATTCGTGGAGATATTGAGCTACGACATGTCGATTTTGCCTACCCATCAAGACCTGAACAAATAGTATTGAAGGATCTCAACCTTAGAATCCGAGCTGGCCAGAGTGTGGCACTTGTTGGTGCAAGTGGCTCCGGAAAGAGTTCTGTGATCTCGTTGATTGAACGATTCTACGATCCTTTGGCTGGTAAAGTGATGATTGATGGGAAAGACATTCGAAGGTTGAACCTaaaatctcttcgtctcaagATTGGATTGGTACAACAGGAACCAGCACTATTTGCAGCAAGCATTTTCGACAATATTGCATATGGTAAAGATGGTGCAACTGAAGCAGAAGTGATTGAAGCAGCTCGTGCAGCTAATGTTCATGGATTTGTAAGTGGGTTACCAGATGGATATAAGACTCCAGTAGGGGAGAGAGGAGTACAACTATCAGGTGGACAAAAACAAAGAATTGCAATTGCTAGGGCTGTGCTAAAGGACCCAGCAGTATTACTTCTAGATGAAGCTACAAGTGCACTAGACGCAGAATCCGAATGTGTTCTTCAAGAGGCTTTAGAGAGGCTAATGAGGAGGCGAACAACAGTTGTCGTAGCCCATCGATTATCAACCATAAGAGGTGTTGATACCATCTGTGTTGTTCAAGATGGACGAATTGTGGAACAGGGGAACCATTCAGATTTGATAATACGGCCTGAGGGTGCGTATTCTCGGCTTTTACAACTGCAACGccacatttgaaaatcaacaaTTTTGAATGCGTTATCAGTTAATGTGAATTGTTCGGCCTCTTGTACCGTTTAGTAGGGTGGATTTTTCATGTTTTATGAGAAAGGTCTAATTATAAACCTTTTCTTTCAatgtttttctctctttttttttctccttgtTTTTATGATGGTTGTAGTCATGTAGATATATGAGAAGATAAAAAAGTTGTTCCTGATTCAAGTCTTCATCTAATTTTTCCTAATCTTAAAGAGAAGCAATTATATCTTAATAGATAGTTAGAGACATGAATGATTAAAAGTTGTACGTTGTGAAAGAAGTTTGTATGGGTATTGCTTCATTTCCTTGCTTCTTGTTTAAGTTAGCTTTACACTGTTTATCAAACAGAATTAAAAACTGTCCTTTGGATTGTTTTCAAGGTTTTTGTGTCTCTCTGTACGAGGCCTCGTTTGTGTAATGACGGTTTTGAATCCTTCGACAGAGGAACAAACAAGTAAAGAGTTTTGAACCATCTTCCAAGATTGACAGGCAACTCGATTACACGTTGTGTTGAGCAAGACAGCAAAGAACTCCATATCTAAACATGTTAAACTTTACATATCATTCAACGAGTGTGCATTGCATAATTTGCATGTACAAGTAATAGGACCACTGTAAATATTGGCCCAGATTCAGATGCAATAACATAATTCACCAGCTTTGATGAAATGATTAGGTTCACTGCAACTATAGCAAAGAAGGAAGCAACTTTTTCCACTTTCTTATTACTTGAGTTTTATTCCTTCATCAAAAGATAAGCTATTTTTATCAACTCATTATACTTTTACATCTCCAAAATGACTTCAATCATCAAAAAATTTCAGTCCCCACACTTTCAGTTGGCCATCTGTAGATCTGAACCCAAAAAATCCCTTCATAAAAAAGTAACTATTTCAACTTTTCAGTtctatttgtttttagttttcacaGTACTAGTTAAAGTAAGAGCAGAGTGAAGACATCACGATTCACGCAACAGAAAAGAGGTCGATTCATCATCAGATAAACTAGAGGACATGTATTTCTTGAACGGCCCTACCCATTTGCTGTGTGCACTGTCTAAATCATGATTTGGAGTTGGTACTTGGTATTTTGATTCATTTTTCTAATGAGAAAGCAAAAACATCAAAGTTTGTAGAGCATGTGAGCCATTGTGAAGTACATTATAGAGGGTCACATTTTCACATGTCCCTCAAAAGCTTATATACATCTCTTGCCAGGACTTTCTTTGACTCTTTCCACACAGATGTATAGTTGATTAGTTGTATACTAGCACTCAAACAAAAGAGAACCATCGTAGGGACCAAGTTTTGAAGTTTCTTTTTAGAGAAAAGGAAAGCGTTTAGATAAATTAGAGAATAAGGTTATCACTTATCAACTTGTAGTACTGAtctgtgaagatgaataagggtGTAGACATTTTTGGAAGAAGTGCAGTTGGGTAGTCATTGTTATGGGGTCCCAATTCAACATTGCTAGGTGTGGTTGGTTGAATTTATACATGGTTTACGTTCACAAACAAATTTAAGATCACTATGCAGCGCGTAGTGTTGTGTTAGATGCTTGGAACATGGAAGAGAGAGTGCGAGAGACAAGGGCCGGTCATTGTGAAGCGTCAAAAtctggttgtttgattgtcaagAGGAGAGGACTTGACATTGAATGATCAGACAAATGAGATGTTTACTGCTACAATACTATTTTGTTGTTAGTTCATCATACTCGGGGCCAATCCCACTACAGGAAATATTGGTTAATCAGGCATTaaatttctccatttcatctgTTTCCTATGCCCTGTATTCATTGCATGAAATAGTAGAACGTTTGTATGCTTTGTATTCATTGCATTGCACGAAATAGTAGAACATTTGTACTTTCTTTTGGGCCCGACCCATAAATCATGCATATTTGGACCCTAGATTCAGAAGACTTTTTATAAGCACCTCAAGTTTCTAAGGTGGTACCAAATCCGCATCCACCCATCTGTTTGCTCACCCATAGACGCTGGTATTTGGTACCCACCGACCTGAGTTTTTTTCTTGGATGATTCCATCTATTAAGACGTGAATgcaatttacaagaaaacatgatgtaaattatgcacttattaGGTAAATAATTCAGTACAACTTCTATATATATTTTACATAGATATATCGAGTATCAAGATTCCATCGTCCCATAAAATCATAGAATAGTTGGTAAAGGTCCGTATGAGAAGCATGTTTCACAAATGACACTTTCAGGGAATAGTCTCCTCATATGCAGTAAACACTTTTCTTTTATGTAATAATATCAATTTTTGCAATAGTCATTTCATTTGGTTATCTCTAATGTCAGAgcaaatgctcggttgaacctaaaGATGTTGGCATATCAAGTATGTAGTCttattttagttgccaaaactatttcttgatcTGTAATCTACTAAAGTCAGCTTTAGACTAGATTAGATTAGGTAGCAGAGTTTTAGGATTCACTTAACAAACCCATGAAGACCGTCTGTTGAATATTATACGACGACATCATTTGGAGACCTTCACCAAAGGTTAGTAACGACGATTGATTTTCCTTTCAAGACTCTTTACCCTTTTATCTGTCTATCTATCACAACAAAGTTAAAGACTTTAGTAGTGAATGAATTGCACAAATGTTCTTGATATATACTAGCAATGGGCCAAGTCTAGAGATGTTTCTTGATCCAAGCTTCTTAAATTCAGACTTATAGatcaataaaacaaaatcagTGAGATATGAAAGCTTGAGTTCACAAACTCATATATTGAGTTCGCGAACCTAATTTATGTAGTTTTCTACTGACAACTTACTTGctcactaggttcgcgaactcacAATTTGAGTTCGTAAACCTAAATTCCAGAAAAGTCTTACTTATAACTTTTCTATATTGAATTTGTGAATTTAACATAGGGAGCTCGCGAACCTAACATGAGAAAGTTTTCCGtgtagggttttttttttaacatgactTCAAGAACCTAAGTTACATGATTTCTTCCAATAGGATTTTGGTAACTTGAGTTCACGAACCTAACATTCTCAGTTTGTGAATTTAAGTTAATTAGATTTTCTCCTGATGCGTTTTTCACAATTGAGTTTGCAAACCTAAAGATCAAATCAACCAAACTTGTCTTTGGTAAGTTTtcgcattttttttctttatttttaaggaaAATGTTTTACATACTTACGTATTGCTAATCTTAGTTtgaaagtgttttttttttgccaaaaCTTGATCAAACTTGAGATGTAAGTTTGAATTACGATTCGGGAAGATGCGACTTCGTATGCACACGCTTACATATTGCTAATCTTTCGAAATGGTAATTACTTGACGCTAAATTATCAATACTTCAACAACGAAAAAACCCTCACTGCAAGTTAAGATTTAACTAAAAAAACAAACTTTCTGTATCCAAGGGAAAAACTTAAACTTACCAATATTGAGATTTACTTAGGTTGCAAAAAATTCATTGCTTACATCTGAAGTAACCTAGCCTTGAGCGATTACTTTATACCGGAAACATCCCGCAACACAAAATCTCAATCCTATACACGTTGTGTATCCTGTTGTAAAGTTTGTCCTCCATCACCGAAGGTTTTTCAAGAACAAAGGGTGAGACTTTAAAGATTTCATTTGGGATTCCTGAAGCACGGGTAGTACTACCATCTTGATAGTTTCATAATATGTatctttttttgatattttatataATTCTTGTCGATTCCAAGATCATTCTGTTATACTATATAAGGTCATTCAAGAATCATTGATCAAATACAAAAATTTAATAAAACTTCAATATCGATTGCCTAGAATGCTTATGTATTGAACCCAGATTCGAAGTAAATA
This genomic stretch from Papaver somniferum cultivar HN1 chromosome 5, ASM357369v1, whole genome shotgun sequence harbors:
- the LOC113281675 gene encoding ABC transporter B family member 19-like, with product MAETTETMKSSNKKIPEVEKKLKEQTLPFYKLFSFADKFDCLIMSIGTLGAIIHGSAMPVFFLLFGQMVNGFGKNQNDLNKLVDEVSRYSLYFVYFGIVVCMSSYAEIACWMYTGERQVSTLRKKYLEAVLKQDVGFFDTDARTGDIVFSVSTDTLLVQDAISEKVGNFIHYLSTFLAGLVVGFISAWKLALLSVAVIPGIAFAGGLYAYTVTGLTSKSRESYANAGIIAEQAIAQVRTVHSYVGESKALNSYSDAIQNTLKLGYKAGMAKGLGIGCTYGIACMSWALVFWYAGVFIRNGQTDGGKAFTAIFSAIVGGMSLGQSFSNLGAFSKGKAAGYKLMEVINQKPTIIEDLSDGKCLDEVNGNIEFKDVTFSYPSRPDVIIFRDFSIFFPAGKTVAVVGGSGSGKSTVVSLIERFYDPNQGQVLIDNVDIKTLQLKWLRNQIGLVNQEPALFATTILENILYGKPDATIEEVEAATSAANAHSFISLLPNGYNTQVGERGLQLSGGQKQRIAIARAMLKNPKILLLDEATSALDAGSETMVQEALDRLMVGRTTIVVAHRLSTIRNVDSIAVLQQGQVVETGTHEELISKVGAYASLIQFQEMVRNPEPSDHRSRSTRLSSSLSTKSLSLRSGSLRNLSYQYSTGADGRIEMISHADNNRNRPAPKNYFFRLLKLNAPEWPYSIMGTVGSVLSGFIGPTFAIVMSNMIDVFYYKDLAAMEKKTKEFVFIYIGCGLYAVVAYLTQHYFFSIMGENLTTRVRRMMLAAILRNEVGWFDEEENNSSLVAARLATDAVDVKSAIAERISVILQNMTSLLTSFIVAFIIEWRVSLLILATFPLLVLANFAQQLSMKGFAGDTAKAHAKTSMIAGEGVSNIRTVAAFNAQDKILSLFCHELRIPQIQSLRRSQFAGFLFGLSQLALYGSEALILWYGSHLVSQGASTFSRVIKAFIVLVITANSVAETVSLAPEIIRGGEAISSVFSILDRSTKIESDDSEGEQVETIRGDIELRHVDFAYPSRPEQIVLKDLNLRIRAGQSVALVGASGSGKSSVISLIERFYDPLAGKVMIDGKDIRRLNLKSLRLKIGLVQQEPALFAASIFDNIAYGKDGATEAEVIEAARAANVHGFVSGLPDGYKTPVGERGVQLSGGQKQRIAIARAVLKDPAVLLLDEATSALDAESECVLQEALERLMRRRTTVVVAHRLSTIRGVDTICVVQDGRIVEQGNHSDLIIRPEGAYSRLLQLQRHI